One Meleagris gallopavo isolate NT-WF06-2002-E0010 breed Aviagen turkey brand Nicholas breeding stock chromosome 11, Turkey_5.1, whole genome shotgun sequence genomic region harbors:
- the TM4SF19 gene encoding transmembrane 4 L6 family member 19, whose translation MCVGRCSRIVGPCLLVLGMVSVVASILLLFPGGSWQYVVDGHISRRAKIVPGIWGGGVMVLLAATHITAVGWRCACCSDCGTRRNAFLSVVLSKLALLGSAACFFFSGLGLTDGPLCLYNTTELSSGLIWDYPFVDTPSNRGLENFYLFCPSTWGTCLEPVGIVAWHVTFFSMLLLISAAEMVLTFLQIINGCAGCLCGFCERKEAGLSRAPGVR comes from the exons ATGTGTGTAGGGAGATGCAGCCGCATCGTGGGCCCCTGCTTGCTGGTGCTGGGCATGGTCTCCGTGGTGGCCAGCATCCTGCTGCTCTTCCCTGGCGGCTCCTGGCAATACGTGGTGGATGGGCACATCAGCAGGCGGGCAAAGATCGTGCCAGGCATCTGGGGAGGCGGCGTCATG gtgctgctggcagctacTCACATCACTGCTGTGGGATGGCGATGCGCCTGCTGCTCCGACTGTGGCACCCGTCGGAAC GCCTTCCTCTCTGTTGTCCTCTCCAAGCTGGCTCTCCTGGGCTCTGCCGCCTGCTTCTTCTTCTCGGGGCTGGGTCTGACTGACGGCCCTCTCTGCCTCTACAACACCACTGAGCTCAGCAGTGGCCTTATTTGGGACTACCCCTTCGTGGACACACCTAGCAACAG GGGCTTGGAGAATTTCTACCTGTTCTGCCCGAGCACCTGGGGCACCTGCCTGGAGCCGGTGGGCATCGTGGCATGGCACGTCACCTtcttctccatgctgctgcTCATCAGTGCTGCCGAGATGGTGCTAACCTTCCTCCAGATCATCAACGGCTGCGCCGGGTGCCTCTGCGGCTTCTGTGAGAGGAAGGAGGCAGGGCTCTCCCGTGCGCCTGGAGTGAGGTGA
- the GAL3ST2 gene encoding galactose-3-O-sulfotransferase 2 — protein sequence MKTHGCASRTIKNLLFVNLFLGLAFLLGFFHASSRNHLFQKSSAELLASPVPCQAKTNIMFLKTHKTASSTILNILFRFTERYKLKAALPAGQLFHLGYPERFVTNFVEGFQTQEQNYNVMCNHLRFNPSEVHKVMAKNTFYFSILRNPIALLESSYVYYKNVAPAFSRSKDVNEYLASPLKYYHKDDYRRNIYAKNNMWFDFGYDNNAEDNENYIQSVLDETEENFHLILIADYFDESMILLKHTLCWDLDDVIYFKLNSRSNETVQALTPESKERVKKWCSLDWKLYLHFNQSFWRRIEETIGLEELEKEVNDLRMRQKELMETCLLDQEAVVKAHIKDKALLPFQSGSANILGYNLRQDLDNDTLKKCQKMVIPELQYTSYLYSLQYPHKKGKPINFPKQWSSSQKM from the exons ATGAAAACCCATGGGTGTGCTTCAAG GACTATCAAAAATCTCCTCTTTGTCAACTTGTTCCTGGGACTTGCCTTCCTGTTGGGATTCTTCCATGCAAGTAGCAGGAACCACCT ATTCCAGAAgagttctgcagagctgctggcgTCCCCCGTGCCCTGCCAAGCCAAGACCAACATCATGTTCCTCAAGACTCACAAGACTGCCAGCAGCACCATCCTCAACATCCTGTTCCGCTTCACCGAGAGGTACAAACTCAAAGCTGCCCTCCCTGCTGGCCAGCTCTTCCACCTGGGTTACCCAGAGAGATTCGTCACCAATTTTGTGGAGGGTTTTCAAACCCAAGAGCAAAACTACAACGTCATGTGCAACCACCTGCGCTTCAACCCTTCTGAG GTGCACAAGGTGATGGCAAAGAACACCTTCTATTTCTCCATCCTGAGGAACCCCATTGCTCTGCTGGAATCTTCCTATGTCTACTACAAGAACGTGGCCCCTGCCTTCAGCAGATCCAAGGACGTCAATGAATACCTGGCATCACCCCTGAAATATTACCATAAGGACGACTACAGGAGAAACATCTACGCCAAGAATAACATGTGGTTTGACTTTGGCTATGATAACAATGCAGAGGACAACGAAAACTATATTCAGTCCGTCTTGGATGAGACTGAAGAGAACTTCCACCTGATCTTAATAGCAGACTACTTTGATGAGTCCATGATCCTCCTGAAACACACCTTGTGCTGGGATTTAGATGATGTGATTTACTTCAAACTCAATTCCAGGAGCAATGAGACTGTCCAGGCCCTGACTCCAGAAAGCAAGGAGAGAGTAAAAAAGTGGTGCTCGCTGGACTGGAAGCTCTACCTGCACTTCAACCAGAGCTTCTGGAGGAGGATTGAGGAGACCATAGGACTTGAGGAGCTAGAGAAGGAGGTAAATGACCTGCGAATGAGGCAGAAGGAACTCATGGAGACTTGCCTCTTGGACCAGGAGGCCGTGGTGAAGGCTCACATCAAGGATAAGGCTCTCTTGCCTTTCCAGTCGGGGTCGGCGAATATCCTTGGTTATAACCTCAGACAAGACTTAGACAATGACACTCTGAAAAAGTGCCAGAAAATGGTTATACCAGAGCTCCAGTACACGTCCTACCTCTACTCCCTCCAGTACCCGCACAAGAAGGGGAAGCCCATAAACTTTCCCAAGCAGTGGAGCAGTTCTCAGAAGATGTAA
- the NEU4 gene encoding LOW QUALITY PROTEIN: sialidase-4 (The sequence of the model RefSeq protein was modified relative to this genomic sequence to represent the inferred CDS: inserted 2 bases in 2 codons), whose amino-acid sequence MQQREELMGSHHSAQRTCMGTALPPPFPXSALASLGLRKPLQXAAWRAAFSFLLAAPNLPSPHLGGGCPFSPAGTMGSRHFPARTVLFEKESTGVTYRVPALLYLPCVAKLLAFAEERLSADDAHANLLVLRRGTVYGSYVEWEDMRVLETAALQHHRSMNPCPLYDEFTGTLFLFFITVLGRTPEAFQIVTGQNVTRLCCVTSADQGLSWSKATDLTQQVIGRAIKEWATFALGPGHGIQLRSGRLLVPAYSYHIDCKECFGQLCKTTPHSFAFYSDDHGQGWRFGEFIPNLQTGECQLVSVDEEDGSNVLYCNARSSLGFRVQALSTDDGAVFHGGQLVPRLVEPPHGCHGSIIGFPAPLVYGPQPRSALQALPAMVAGSRTSTGPRSCASFQGDPKGTSGPFFQAPTWVLYSHPTSSMSRVNMGVHLSTFPRDADSWTEPWVIYEGPSAYSDLAYMELPHGQFPVSGGPAIAFACLYENGKRSPYEQISFSMFTLHDVLQNIPLTAAAPRRKRRRRSCCVC is encoded by the exons ATGCAGCAGAGGGAGGAGCTGATGGGATCCCATCACTCAGCTCAGAGGACGTGCATGGGGACAGCTCTGCCCCCTCCATTTC TCTCAGCCCTGGCCAGCCTGGGTTTGCGGAAACCCCTCC CAGCAGCATGGAgagcagccttctcttttcttttggcagCACCGAATCTCCCCAGTCCCCACCTCGGTGGGGGCTGCCCTTTCTCCCCTGCAGGAACCATGGGCTCCCGGCACTTCCCTGCCCGGACTGTGCTCTTTGAGAAGGAGTCCACTGGTGTCACATACCGTGTGCCAGCCCTGCTCTACCTGCCCTGTGTGGCCAAGCTGCTGGCCTTTGCCGAGGAGCGGCTGAGCGCCGACGATGCCCACGCCAACCTGCTGGTGCTGCGCCGCGGCACTGTCTATGGCAGCTATGTGGAG TGGGAAGACATGCGGGTGCTGGAGACGGCGGCACTGCAGCACCACCGCTCGATGAACCCCTGCCCGCTCTATGATGAGTTCACCGGCaccctcttcctcttcttcatcacGGTGCTGGGCAGGACACCCGAAGCCTTCCAGATTGTCACCGGGCAGAATGTCACTCGCCTCTGCTGCGTCACCAGTGCCGATCAGGGCCTGAGCTGGAGCAAAGCCACTGACCTGACGCAGCAGGTCATCGGCAGGGCCATCAAAG AGTGGGCCACCTTTGCGCTGGGCCCAGGGCATGGGATCCAGCTGCGCTCTGGCCGGCTGCTGGTGCCCGCCTACAGCTACCACATCGACTGCAAGGAGTGCTTTGGGCAGCTCTGCAAGACCACCCCGCACTCTTTCGCCTTCTACAGTGACGACCACGGCCAGGGATGGCGTTTTGGGGAGTTCATCCCCAACCTGCAGACAGGAGAGTGCCAGCTGGTGTCGGTGGATGAGGAGGATGGCTCCAACGTCCTCTACTGCAATGCCCGCAGCTCCCTGGGCTTCCGTGTCCAGGCACTGAGCACTGATGATGGGGCTGTCTTCCATGGGGGGCAGCTGGTCCCACGGCTGGTCGAGCCCCCACATGGCTGCCACGGCAGCATCATCGGCTTCCCCGCACCTTTAGTGTACGGCCCTCAGCCCCGCTCGGCTCTGCAGGCACTCCCTGCCATGGTTGCTGGCAGCAGGACTTCAACAGGACCTCGCAGCTGTGCCTCATTCCAAGGGGATCCCAAAGGCACTTCTGGGCCCTTCTTCCAAGCGCCGACATGGGTGCTCTACTCACACCCCACCAGCTCCATGTCACGGGTCAACATGGGGGTTCACCTCAGCACCTTCCCTAGGGATGCAGACAGCTGGACTGAGCCCTGGGTCATCTACGAGGGCCCGAGCGCTTACTCAGACCTGGCTTACATGGAGCTGCCCCACGGCCAGTTCCCTGTCTCTGGTGGCCCAGCCATTGCTTTTGCCTGTCTGTACGAGAATGGGAAGCGCTCGCCCTACGAGCAGATCTCCTTCAGCATGTTCACACTGCATGATGTGCTCCAGAACATCCCCCTGACGGCTGCAGCGCCCCGCAGGAAGCGAAGGCGAAGGAGCTGTTGTGTCTGCTAG